The following are from one region of the Theropithecus gelada isolate Dixy chromosome 6, Tgel_1.0, whole genome shotgun sequence genome:
- the F2RL2 gene encoding proteinase-activated receptor 3 isoform X2 produces MENDTNNLAKPTLHIKTFRGAPPDSFEEFPFSALEGWTGATITVKIKCPEESASHLHVKNATMGYLTSSLSTKLIPAIYLLVFVVGVPANAVTLWMLFFRTRSICTTVFYTNLAIADFLFCVTLPFKIAYHLNGNNWVFGEVLCRATTVIFYGNMYCSILLLACISINRYLAIVHPFTYRGLPKHTYALVTCGLVWATVFLYMLPFFILKQEYYLVQPDITTCHDVHDTCESSSPFQLYYFISLAFFGFLIPFVLIIYCYTAIIRTLSAYDHRWLWYVKASLLILVIFTICFAPSNIILIIHHANYYYNNTDGLYFIYLIALCLGSLNSCLDPFLYFLMSKIRSHSTAYLTK; encoded by the coding sequence ATGGAAAATGATACAAACAACTTGGCAAAGCCAACCTTACATATTAAGACCTTTCGTGGAGCTCCCCCAGATTCTTTTGAAGAGTTCCCCTTTTCTGCCTTAGAAGGCTGGACAGGAGCCACCATTACTGTAAAAATTAAGTGCCCTGAAGAAAGTGCTTCACATCTCCATGTGAAAAATGCTACCATGGGGTACCTGACCAGCTCCTTAAGTACGAAACTGATACCTGCCATCTACCTCCTGGTGTTTGTAGTTGGTGTCCCAGCCAACGCCGTAACCCTGTGGATGCTTTTCTTCAGGACCAGATCCATCTGTACGACCGTATTCTACACCAACCTGGCCattgcagattttcttttttgtgttacATTGCCCTTTAAGATAGCTTACCATCTCAATGGGAACAACTGGGTATTTGGAGAGGTCCTGTGCCGGGCTACCACAGTCATCTTCTATGGCAACATGTACTGCTCCATTCTGCTCCTTGCCTGCATCAGCATCAATCGCTACCTGGCTATCGTCCATCCTTTCACCTACCGGGGCCTGCCCAAGCACACCTATGCCTTGGTAACATGTGGACTGGTGTGGGCAACAGTTTTCTTATATATGCTGCCATTTTTCATCCTGAAGCAGGAATATTATCTTGTTCAGCCAGACATCACCACCTGCCATGATGTTCACGACACATGCGAGTCCTCGTCTCCCTTCCAACTCTACTACTTCATCTCCTTGGCATTCTTTGgatttttaattccatttgtgCTTATCATCTACTGCTACACCGCCATCATCCGGACACTTAGTGCATATGATCATAGATGGTTGTGGTATGTTAAGGCGAGTCTCCTCATCCTTGTGATTTTTACCATTTGCTTTGCTCCAAGCAATATTATACTTATTATTCACCATGCTAACTACTACTACAACAACACTGAtggcttatattttatatatctcatAGCTTTGTGCCTGGGCAGCCTTAATAGTTGCTTAGacccattcctttattttctcatgtCAAAAATCAGAAGTCACTCTACTGCTTACCTTACAAAATAA
- the F2RL2 gene encoding proteinase-activated receptor 3 isoform X1, with translation MKALIFAAAGLLLLLPTFCQSGMENDTNNLAKPTLHIKTFRGAPPDSFEEFPFSALEGWTGATITVKIKCPEESASHLHVKNATMGYLTSSLSTKLIPAIYLLVFVVGVPANAVTLWMLFFRTRSICTTVFYTNLAIADFLFCVTLPFKIAYHLNGNNWVFGEVLCRATTVIFYGNMYCSILLLACISINRYLAIVHPFTYRGLPKHTYALVTCGLVWATVFLYMLPFFILKQEYYLVQPDITTCHDVHDTCESSSPFQLYYFISLAFFGFLIPFVLIIYCYTAIIRTLSAYDHRWLWYVKASLLILVIFTICFAPSNIILIIHHANYYYNNTDGLYFIYLIALCLGSLNSCLDPFLYFLMSKIRSHSTAYLTK, from the exons ATGAAAGCCCTCATCTTTGCAGCTGCTGGCCTCCTGCTTCTGTTGCCCACTTTTTGTCAGAGCG GCATGGAAAATGATACAAACAACTTGGCAAAGCCAACCTTACATATTAAGACCTTTCGTGGAGCTCCCCCAGATTCTTTTGAAGAGTTCCCCTTTTCTGCCTTAGAAGGCTGGACAGGAGCCACCATTACTGTAAAAATTAAGTGCCCTGAAGAAAGTGCTTCACATCTCCATGTGAAAAATGCTACCATGGGGTACCTGACCAGCTCCTTAAGTACGAAACTGATACCTGCCATCTACCTCCTGGTGTTTGTAGTTGGTGTCCCAGCCAACGCCGTAACCCTGTGGATGCTTTTCTTCAGGACCAGATCCATCTGTACGACCGTATTCTACACCAACCTGGCCattgcagattttcttttttgtgttacATTGCCCTTTAAGATAGCTTACCATCTCAATGGGAACAACTGGGTATTTGGAGAGGTCCTGTGCCGGGCTACCACAGTCATCTTCTATGGCAACATGTACTGCTCCATTCTGCTCCTTGCCTGCATCAGCATCAATCGCTACCTGGCTATCGTCCATCCTTTCACCTACCGGGGCCTGCCCAAGCACACCTATGCCTTGGTAACATGTGGACTGGTGTGGGCAACAGTTTTCTTATATATGCTGCCATTTTTCATCCTGAAGCAGGAATATTATCTTGTTCAGCCAGACATCACCACCTGCCATGATGTTCACGACACATGCGAGTCCTCGTCTCCCTTCCAACTCTACTACTTCATCTCCTTGGCATTCTTTGgatttttaattccatttgtgCTTATCATCTACTGCTACACCGCCATCATCCGGACACTTAGTGCATATGATCATAGATGGTTGTGGTATGTTAAGGCGAGTCTCCTCATCCTTGTGATTTTTACCATTTGCTTTGCTCCAAGCAATATTATACTTATTATTCACCATGCTAACTACTACTACAACAACACTGAtggcttatattttatatatctcatAGCTTTGTGCCTGGGCAGCCTTAATAGTTGCTTAGacccattcctttattttctcatgtCAAAAATCAGAAGTCACTCTACTGCTTACCTTACAAAATAA